A stretch of the Macaca thibetana thibetana isolate TM-01 chromosome X, ASM2454274v1, whole genome shotgun sequence genome encodes the following:
- the ZNF157 gene encoding zinc finger protein 157 has protein sequence MPANATSPQGFPALIPGEPGRSFEGSVSFEDVAVDFTRQEWHRLDPAQRTMHKDVMLETYSNLASVGLCVAKPEMIFKLERGEELWILEEESSGHRYSDGVSRLSSRLECSGTISAHCNLHLLGSSDSLASASQVAGITGSLSLLCGNGSVGDNALRHDNDFLHHQKIQTLDQNVEYNGCGKAFHEKTGFVRRKRTPTGDKNFECHECGKAYCRKSNLVEHLRIHTGERPYKCGECAKTFSARSYLIAHQKTHTGERPFECNECGKSFGRKSQLILHTRTHTGERPYECTECGKTFSEKATLTIHQRTHTGEKPYECSECGKTFRVKISLTQHHRTHTGEKPYECGECGKNFRAKKSLNQHQRIHTGEKPYECGECGKFFRMKMTLNNHQRTHTGEKPYQCNECGKSFRVHSSLGIHQRIHTGEKPYECNECGNAFYVKARLIEHQRMHSGEKPYECSECGKIFSMKKSLCQHRRTHTGEKPYECSECGNAFYVKVRLIEHQRIHTGERPFECQECGKAFCRKAHLTEHQRTHIGRSWCYTMKKASV, from the exons GGGTCCGTGTCATTCGAGGACGTGGCTGTGGATTTCACCCGACAGGAGTGGCACAGACTGGACCCTGCTCAGAGGACCATGCACAAGGATGTGATGCTGGAGACCTACAGCAACCTGGCATCTGTGG GCCTCTGCGTGGCCAAACCAGAGATGATTTTCAAGTTGGAGCGAGGAGAAGAGCTGTGGATATTAGAGGAGGAATCCTCAGGCCATCGTTACTCAG atggagtctcacgtctgtcatccaggctggagtgcagtggcacgatctcggctcactgtaacctccacctcctgggttcaagtgattctcttgcctcagcctcccaagtagctgggattacag gatCTCTCTCACTGCTGTGTGGCAATGGTTCTGTTGGGGATAATGCCCTCAGACATGATAATGACTTTCTTCACCATCAGAAGATTCAAACATTGGATCAAAATGTTGAATATAATGGATGCGGGAAAGCCTTCCATGAGAAAACAGGCTTTGTTAGACGTAAAAGAACACCCACAGGAGATAAAAACTTTGAATGTcatgaatgtgggaaagcttaTTGCAGGAAATCAAACCTTGTTGAACATCTGAGAATACACACAGGAGAGAGACCCTATAAATGTGGTGAATGTGCAAAAACCTTCAGTGCAAGATCATACCTCATTGCTCATCAGAAAACTCACACAGGGGAGAGACCCtttgaatgtaatgaatgtgggaaatctTTTGGCAGGAAGTCACAACTCATCCTACATACAAGAACACACACTGGAGAGAGACCCTATGAATGTACTGAATGTGGGAAAACCTTTTCTGAGAAGGCAACCCTCACAATTCATCAGCGAACTCACACaggggagaaaccctatgaatgtagtGAATGTGGGAAAACATTTCGTGTAAAGATATCCCTTACCCAACACCACAGAACTCACACAGGggagaaaccttatgaatgtgGGGAGTGTGGGAAAAACTTCCGTGCAAAGAAATCCCTAAATCAGCATCAAAGAATTCACACAGGTGAGAAACCCTATGAGTGTGGTGAATGTGGGAAATTCTTCCGAATGAAGATGACTCTCAATAATCATCAGAGAACTCACACAGGTGAAAAGCCCTATcagtgtaatgaatgtgggaaatctTTCAGGGTGCACTCATCTCTTGGGAtccatcagagaattcacacaggagagaaaccttatgaatgtaaCGAGTGTGGTAATGCTTTCTATGTGAAAGCACGCCTAATTGAACATCAGAGGATGCAttcaggagagaaaccctatgaatgtagtGAATGTGGGAAAATCTTCAGTATGAAGAAATCCCTCTGTCAACACCGGAGaactcacacaggagagaaaccttatgaatgtagTGAATGTGGAAATGCCTTCTATGTGAAAGTACGCCTCATTGAGCATCAGCGAATTCACACAGGAGAGAGACCCTTTGAGTGTcaagaatgtgggaaagctttctGCCGGAAAGCACATCTCACAGAACATCAGAGAACTCACATAGGCCGGTCCTGGTGTTATACAATGAAGAAAGCCTCTGTCTGA